In one window of Polyangia bacterium DNA:
- a CDS encoding FAD-dependent oxidoreductase: MYFAGEHTSYNFQGYMEGGAESGIKAAKQVAAARSVAAR, encoded by the coding sequence ATTTACTTCGCGGGGGAGCACACATCTTACAACTTCCAGGGGTATATGGAAGGCGGCGCGGAATCGGGGATAAAGGCGGCGAAGCAAGTCGCCGCGGCACGAAGCGTCGCCGCGCGCTGA